From the genome of Altererythrobacter sp. BO-6:
CGGACCGCGCTGGCACAGGAGCTTGCGCCGTGAAACCGCTTGGCCCGATCCCGGCAGGTTATTGCGCCAAGGATGGCGAACTCGCCATCGGCGGCATGACCGCCAGCGAACTGGTCGAGCGCGCGGGTGGCACCCCGTGCTTCATCTATTCGAAGGCGCATCTCGATCGGCGCGTCGCGGATCTGCGTTCGGCGATGCCACGGCGGCTCGGCATCAATTACGCGGTCAAGGCCAACCCCTTTGCGCCGGTGATTGCGCATATGGCCGGACTGGTCGATGGCTTCGACATCGCCTCGGCGGGCGAGCTGGCGATGGTGCAGGCCGCCGGGATCGATCCGGCACGGGTGAGCTTCGCGGGGCCGGGCAAGCGCGACGTGGAGCTCGATGCCGCGATCCGCGCCGGGGTGACGCTCAATTGCGAAAGCGAGGGCGAGGCGCGGCGGGCGCTCGCCATCGGCGAAAAGCTGGGCGTCCGGCCACGTATGGCGATCCGCGTGAACCCCGATTTCGAAATCAAGGGCTCCGGCATGAAGATGGGGGGAGGGGCCAAGCCCTTCGGTGTCGATGCGGAGCGCGTGGCAGCCCTGGCGCGCGAGGTGATCGCGGCGGGGGCAGAATGGCGCGGCCTGCATATCTTCACCGGCAGCCAGGCGCTTAGCGCGGAAGCGATCATCGAGGCGCAGGCCAATGTGCTGAGCTGCGCCGAGCGGCTTTCGCAGGAAATCGGCGTGACCTTGCCCAAGCTCAATATGGGTGGCGGTTTCGGCATTCCCTATTTCCACGGCGACGCACCGCTCGATATCGTTGCCGTGGGCCGGGCGCTGGCCGAACGTTTCGATCATTTGCCCGACGCGCTCGCCGAAACGGAGCTGTGCATCGAGCTGGGCCGCTATCTGGTCGGCGAGGCGGGAGTCTATCTGGCGCGAATTGTCGACCGGAAGGAAAGCCACGGCGTCACCTATCTGGTCACCGATGGCGGGTTGCACCACCAGCTGGCCGCGTCGGGCAATTTCGGCACTGTGGTAAGGCGCAATTATCCGGTTGCGATTGCCACGCGTTTTGACGCCGAGCCGACCGAGGAAGCGAATGTGGTCGGCTGCCTGTGCACGCCGCTCGATCGCCTGGCTGATGCTGCGCATTTACCGCGCGCTGACGTGGGCGACCTGGTGGCGGTGTTTTGCGCGGGTGCCTATGGCGCGACCGCTTCGCCCGCCAGCTTCCTTGGGCATGGACCGGCGGCTGAACTGCTGGTCTGACTCTGTGCGCGCCCGTGCCAAGTCCTAACCGATTGTTTACCAAATTACCCTAGCGTTTCCGCAACAGGGAGCGCACCAGAATGTCCGAACATTTCTTCATCGATCCTGCAACGGCGACGCCCGCGACCGATATCGCGCAGGCACTGGCTGAAGTTGCGCGCCAGATGAGCGAACGCGACGAGCGCATTGCGTCGCTTGAACAGCGCCTTGAGGATCAGGAATATTCGGTCCGCCGCGTGCTTGAGATGCTGATCGAATGGCTCGAAGAACAGCCTGATCAGGAAGTCTAGCCGCCGGTGCCGTGGCCTTGCGCCATGTAGTCGGCGCTTTGCATTTCCATCAGCCGGCTGACGGTGCGTTCGAATTCGAAGGCCCCGTCACCTTGCGTGTATAGTTCTTCCGGCTGAGCGGCTGCTGTAACGAACAGCTTCACCTTCATTTCGTACAGCGCGTCGATCAGCTTGGTGAAGCGGATCGCTTCGTTGCGGTTTTCCGGCCCCATTTTCGGGATGCCGACCAGTATCACCGTGTGGTAAGCGCGCGCGATGGCGAGATAGTCTGCGGCGCCGCGGTTTTCCCCGCACAGCTTCTTGAAGCTGAACACGCCCACGCCTTTAAGGCTCTTGGGCACATGCAGAGTTCGCCCGCCGCCGATGTCGAGCTCGGCGCTGGGCACGTTCGCGGCGTCCTGCGGATCGTAGTCGGTCAGGCGGAAGAATGCCTCGCGGGCAAGGCGCGTGGCTTCGTCGCCAAAAGGCGCGTTCCAGTTGCCGATCCCGCCAAGCCGTTCAAGCCGGTAATCGACCGGGCCATCGAGTGCGATCACGTCCAGTTCCTGCTCGATCAGCGCGATGAAGGGCAGGAACAGCGAGCGGTTGAGCCCGTCCTTGTAGAGGTCTTGCGGCGGGCGATTGCTGGTGGTGACCACGGTCACCCCTTCGTCGCGGATCAGCGCGGTGAACAGCCGTGCCATGATCGCCGCATCGGCGGTGTTGGTCACGATCATCTCGTCAAAGGCGAGAACGCGCACATCCTTCGCCAGCGCCTTGGCCACCTTGGGCAACGGATCGCCCGGATCGCTCTTGCGGCTTTCGCGCAGACGCTGGTCAACCTCCAGCATGAATTCGTGGAAATGGACCCGGCGCTTGGCCTCGATCCCCAGGGTCTGGACGAACAAATCCATCAGCATGGATTTGCCACGACCCACGCCGCCCCACAGGTAAAACCCGCGCGGGCTCATCTGCCGGGGGCCGAAGAACTGGCCGAGCAGCCCGCCGGGGCGTTTCGCCTCGAGCTCTTTCTGCAACCGGTCAAGCCGCTCTGCGGCATGCCGCTGGCCAAGATCGGGGCGCAGCTCTCCGGCTGCGACCAGCCGTTCATAGCGCGCAAGCAGGCCCGCCATTGCTAGCCCGCCCGGGGCAGGAACTTGCGAATGATCCCGCTGTAAGCGGCGACGCGGTCATCGTCCTGGACGACTTCGCCGCGCACGAACACCAGCTTGCCGGTCTCGCGCATGATCTCCGTCACCGCATCGAGCGGTCTTGCGGGGTCACCACCACCGATGAACTGGGTCGATAGCTCCAGCGTTACCGAGGGGCCGGCATTGCCGCTGCCGACCACATGCATGGTGGTGAACAGCGAAATGTCGATCAGGCCCAGGGTCACGGCACCATGGATCACGCCCTGCAAATTCTGGTGCTTGCGCTCAGGGAACATGCGCAACCGGCACTTGTCGCCTTCCTTGCGGGTGATGAGCTTGCCCATCACTGCGCCGTTGAACAGCGTCTCGTCCTTCAGGTTCCAGTGATGCCAGCCCGGATTTTCGGGGTCCGGCCCGTGCTCGAAAACGTCGTCTTTCAAAGCCACCGGATCAGATCGCCAAATACTTAGATGGCACGCTCTGCCATCATCTTCTTGGTTTCGGCGATCGCCTTGGCCGGGCTGAGGCCTTTGGGGCAGACATTGGCGCAGTTCATGATGGTGTGGCAGCGATAGAGCCGGAACGGGTCTTCCAGCTGGTCGAGCCGCTCGCCGGTCATCTCGTCGCGGCTGTCGGCCAGCCAGCGATAGGCTTGCAGCAGGATCGCCGGGCCAAGGAACTTGTCCGAATTCCACCAATAGCTGGGGCAGGAAGTCGAGCAACAGGCGCACAGGATGCATTCGTAGAGCCCATCCAGCTTCTCGCGCTGTTCGGGCGATTGCAGGCGCTCCTTGCCGCTCGGCGTCGGGCTGACTGTCTGCAACCACGGGCGGATCGAGGCATATTGTGCGTAGAAATGCGTGAAATCAGGGACGAGGTCCTTGATCACTTCCATATGCGGCAGCGGCGTGATGCGGATTTCGCCCGGCAGGTCTTCGATCGCGGTGGTGCAGGCGAGCCCGTTCTTGCCGTTCATGTTCATCGCGCAGGAACCGCAAATCCCCTCGCGGCAGCTGCGGCGGAAGGTCAGGGTCGGGTCAACCTCGTTCTTGATCTTGAACAGCGCGTCCAGCACCATCGGCCCGCACTGGTCGAGATCGAGTTCGAACTTGTCGTAACGCGGGTTCTGGCCGCTGTCGGGATCGTAGCGATAGATCTTGAAGCTCTTCACGCGCTTGCCACCCTCGGCCCCCTCGACCTTGCTCGGGACAAGCTTGTGGGTCTTGCCCTGGCCGCTGATTTTTGAATTCTTGGGGAGGGTGAAGGTTGCCATGAAACGAAGGTCCTAACGTGAATCCTGTTGCTTTGCGCCACCTATCTAGCGGCTTCGACGCTGAGGGCAAGCGGCGGGGTGTTGAGACTTTTGAGGGGGCGATTGAAGGAAATCGAACGGGCATCGCCGGGAGGATGGAACACATGGAACACAGTCCAGGCAGAAGAAAATGCCCGGCCTCATGCTGGCGCTAAAGCGGGAAGGTGGGGGAACTGCAGGCGCATGCCAATCGTCTAGAGCGCATGAGCGATGTAGGACAGAGTGATGGAAACTGGCCGCGCTGCGCGGCGGTGTTCGGCGCGTCAGGAGGGATTGGCGCGGCGCTGGTGCGGGCGCTGGCCGAACGCGGTGTCGGGACAATCTACGCCGGTTCGCGCTCAGGGGCAGTGCCGGGTGGCCCCGGCGTGCGGCCCTTTCGTTTCGACCTGATCGATGAGGCGAGCATTGCGGCTGCGGCGCAGGCGATGCGCGATACGCCGCCCGATCTGGTCATCGTCGCCAGCGGTGTCTTGACCCTGCCTGACGGCACCGGGCCGGAGAAAAGCCTGAAGCAGATCGATGGTGAGGCGATGGCGCGCGTCTTCGCGCTCAACACGATCGGCCCGGCACTGGTGGCAAAGCATATGCTTTCGCTGCTGCCGCGTGGAGGGCGCAGTGTCTTCGCGGCGCTTTCCGCGCGGGTCGGCTCGATCTCGGACAATCGCCTGGGCGGATGGCACAGCTACCGCGCCAGCAAGGCTGCGCTCAATATGCTGGTCCGCAATTTCGCAATCGAGCTGGGCCGCACACATGGTGAGGCGGTGGTGATGGGCCT
Proteins encoded in this window:
- a CDS encoding succinate dehydrogenase iron-sulfur subunit, whose protein sequence is MATFTLPKNSKISGQGKTHKLVPSKVEGAEGGKRVKSFKIYRYDPDSGQNPRYDKFELDLDQCGPMVLDALFKIKNEVDPTLTFRRSCREGICGSCAMNMNGKNGLACTTAIEDLPGEIRITPLPHMEVIKDLVPDFTHFYAQYASIRPWLQTVSPTPSGKERLQSPEQREKLDGLYECILCACCSTSCPSYWWNSDKFLGPAILLQAYRWLADSRDEMTGERLDQLEDPFRLYRCHTIMNCANVCPKGLSPAKAIAETKKMMAERAI
- the zapE gene encoding cell division protein ZapE, whose product is MAGLLARYERLVAAGELRPDLGQRHAAERLDRLQKELEAKRPGGLLGQFFGPRQMSPRGFYLWGGVGRGKSMLMDLFVQTLGIEAKRRVHFHEFMLEVDQRLRESRKSDPGDPLPKVAKALAKDVRVLAFDEMIVTNTADAAIMARLFTALIRDEGVTVVTTSNRPPQDLYKDGLNRSLFLPFIALIEQELDVIALDGPVDYRLERLGGIGNWNAPFGDEATRLAREAFFRLTDYDPQDAANVPSAELDIGGGRTLHVPKSLKGVGVFSFKKLCGENRGAADYLAIARAYHTVILVGIPKMGPENRNEAIRFTKLIDALYEMKVKLFVTAAAQPEELYTQGDGAFEFERTVSRLMEMQSADYMAQGHGTGG
- a CDS encoding SDR family NAD(P)-dependent oxidoreductase; protein product: MSDVGQSDGNWPRCAAVFGASGGIGAALVRALAERGVGTIYAGSRSGAVPGGPGVRPFRFDLIDEASIAAAAQAMRDTPPDLVIVASGVLTLPDGTGPEKSLKQIDGEAMARVFALNTIGPALVAKHMLSLLPRGGRSVFAALSARVGSISDNRLGGWHSYRASKAALNMLVRNFAIELGRTHGEAVVMGLHPGTVDSALSAPFHSGLPEGQLTAPEDAAANLLGVLDGLLPEQSGKVFDWQGEEVPA
- a CDS encoding pyridoxal-dependent decarboxylase, exosortase A system-associated, encoding MKPLGPIPAGYCAKDGELAIGGMTASELVERAGGTPCFIYSKAHLDRRVADLRSAMPRRLGINYAVKANPFAPVIAHMAGLVDGFDIASAGELAMVQAAGIDPARVSFAGPGKRDVELDAAIRAGVTLNCESEGEARRALAIGEKLGVRPRMAIRVNPDFEIKGSGMKMGGGAKPFGVDAERVAALAREVIAAGAEWRGLHIFTGSQALSAEAIIEAQANVLSCAERLSQEIGVTLPKLNMGGGFGIPYFHGDAPLDIVAVGRALAERFDHLPDALAETELCIELGRYLVGEAGVYLARIVDRKESHGVTYLVTDGGLHHQLAASGNFGTVVRRNYPVAIATRFDAEPTEEANVVGCLCTPLDRLADAAHLPRADVGDLVAVFCAGAYGATASPASFLGHGPAAELLV
- a CDS encoding PaaI family thioesterase yields the protein MALKDDVFEHGPDPENPGWHHWNLKDETLFNGAVMGKLITRKEGDKCRLRMFPERKHQNLQGVIHGAVTLGLIDISLFTTMHVVGSGNAGPSVTLELSTQFIGGGDPARPLDAVTEIMRETGKLVFVRGEVVQDDDRVAAYSGIIRKFLPRAG